In Eremothecium gossypii ATCC 10895 chromosome III, complete sequence, the genomic window TGGAGATAGTATGCAATTGGAAACTCATGCACCTGCTCCTCGTTGATCTTGAAATACGCGACGTATTTGCCCGTGGGTGACCACCATAGCGCGACACCGCTGCTGAGGACCTCCTCCTCATAGACCCAGTCGCTCCGACCGTTGAATATAGTGGCGCTGCCGTCAGACGTCACCCGCGACACTTTCCCATCTGCAACCGAATGCAAGTACAAGTCGTTGTCCTTCACGTACGCGATGCGCTGCGAGTCCGGCGACCACTCGGCCACCGCAAGTTTCTGGCCCACGGGATGGAAGTCCCGTTTCTCGATTGAGTACACAAAGTACGTCGCAAAGGTCGAGTGCCTCCAGTTCTTCGTGCTATTTGTGCGCACAAGCCCGTACGAGAGATCCGGCGCGGCGACGAACCCCTCCACCACATAGCCCACGCCCTCGTGCTCGAACGTATTCCCCCGGAAGAGCTCGCGCGTGTAGTTCTCATCGAACACAGACTTGAGCGAATACACGTCGTCCTCCTTCTTCACAAAAAGGCCCTTGTCGTCGTGTACAGACGACAAGCCGTGCGTCCACTGTAGCTGCTGGAACCGCGGCTTGAACTTCTGACCGCGGACAGCCTCAAAGTCCACCTTCAACTTGCCGCTGCGCGTGGCCCGGGAGCTCGTGGTCGGCTGTGCGCGACTGGACTCCTCAAGCACGGGTATGGAGTTAAGTAGAAGAAAGGTGCCCCACACAAGCGCAACCACCACTAGTCCAATCCGCGTGAAATTCAGCGCCAACTGCCGGTTCTGCCTTTTGCACTCGTCCTCTAGCTCGTCGTAGTCCTCCTCTGGCAGTTTTAAAGTCGACGACATGCTGTGGTCGCTGTACCTATACTGCTGTGCTGCCATTGTCAGCCTGTTGTGCTGTAGCGAACGGATTGCAGGTTCTTGATACCGTCGGCTGCTTTCACAGAAGCGGCATTTAAAACAGCCCGCCGGCCCGTCGACAAAAGCTGGGCTTGGGACCATCTATCGGAGTGTCACTGCCGCGCCGCGACTACCGCGCCGTTCCTTCGGGCTTCTGTCGTGCTTTCCGCGACGCACGGAGCCCCCGTGAcccgccgcgccagccAGCCACGACCAATGACATCCGACATGGAACACGCATCGGCCACCTTCGTGCGGCAGCCGCGCACGCACGCGCTCGGGCGACGCGCCAGAGATACAGATAGCGACGCTGCGTCTGACCGCCTCCGCTGCGATTCCGGGCAAGCCTATGCACCCACACACCTCGTGCCACCCGGTCTCTGGCCGCCCTTCCCATGCCTGTCCGTCCGCGCGCCTGCCGGGCCActggcgggcgcgcgggaAGGCCCCGGGGAGCCGCCAATGCCCCTCTCCGGTGCATCGGTTGCCCTTCGCTGGGACGAGCtggcagctggcggtcttTGTTACGTCACATTGTACGAAATCCGGATATCTAACGACCCCTGTATGAAGACTATGCTTCCCGGAGCTTCACCCTAGGCAGATCTCGAGGCAGTATCGAGAGTGCAAGGGTATCTGGGACTTGGCAAGTGGCACAGGATGTCTGAGATTAAGCTTGGAGACCAATGGTTCATCATCGTGTCTGACCCGCAGAAGCAACGAGGGGACAAGAGCTCTTCTGGGTCGTACGTAACATACCAAATATCGTCGAAGCCTGCGACGGAGGGCGATAAGCGCAGCGGCGAGGACGACATAACGGTAGTGCACCGGCGCTACAGCGACTTTGTGCTTCTGTACCAGATTCTGGCAAATGACTACCCTGCATGTATCGTGCCACCGCTACCGGACAAAAAAGTGCTCAACTACCTGGACCGGTTCAGCCAGTCGTTCACGCAGAAGCGGTGCCACAGCCTGCAGAACTTCCTGCagcggctggcgcagcacCCTGTGCTGTCGCAGTCGAAGATCCTGCATACGTTTCTGGTCAGCTCCGACTGGGATGCGTACCAAAAGAGCCTTGCGGAGACGGTCGGCAACCTGAGCAACAAGGAGGAGCTGACGGAGACGATCATGAACGCATTCAAGTCCGTGCACAGCCAGAGCGACGAGTTTGTGGAGATCAAGGAGAAGAGCGGCAAGCTGGACCACAACGTGTCGAAGATCGACAAGCTGTTCCACCGGGTGGTGAAGAAACAGGAGGCCATCGCTGAGGACTACGGCAAGCTGGGGCTGAGTCTGCGCGAGCTACAGGAGCTGGTCACGACCGGCGACGACAGGAACAGCGAGGTGGGGAATCTGGGGACGAAAATCAAGACGTTCAACGAGGGGATGGCGCAGCTGTCATACAGCCTGCGCGACCTGAGTCGCTACATCGACTACGAATACATCATCGACTTGCGAGACATGGAGGACTACATCGACTCGATGAAACAGCTGATCAAGCTGAAGGACCAGAAACAGATCGACTACGAAGAGCTCAGCGACTACCTCACGCGATCGATCAACGAGAAGAACAACCTTATTTCGGGGTATGGGTCCGGAAGCAACTTCTTTAAGAGCAAGCTCGAGGAGTTCACGGGGATCAACCAGGAGGCCGCTAGGAGGGAAAAGATTTCCAAGCTGGAGTCGAAGGTCCAGGCGCTGACGACAGAGGTTGAGAACGCCAAGAAGGTGGCCGACGCCTTCGAAAAGGAGGCGCTCAAGGAGGTGGAGATCTTCGAGCAAATAAAAACACGCGAGCTGAAGCGCTCCCTCACCACGTTGGCCGACCACCACATCGAGTTCTACCAGAAGATGGTCAATACATGGTCCAAGATAGAAGAGAGCCTGTAGCTGGTTCCGTGCATGTACCGCTGCTATGGACTATTTGAGCTTGCATATACGTCTTTTCTATCCTCATTACATTAATCATTAGCTAGGTTTCAATTTCTTATGTTGATGTAGGTGGAACGCACGCCGCTGCGTTTCCAGCTCTTCGATGATGTTGTCGTGGTCGCCGTCTATCAGCGCCCAGTCCACGTCAGCGTGGACGTCCGCATCGGCGTGGAAGCGGGAAACCAGGTCTGCGCCGAAGACGCCCACGAACTCGGCTTCGCTCAGATACTGCGACCACTGAAGCGGCGGGAACGTCTCCCTGTCCAGCTTGCGCGCGGCCTTGGCGCGCGGCTTGGGCGCTCTTTCGTTCTCCCGCACGTAGAAGTAGCGCAACAGCATGATGGCCTCCCGCCGCAGAACGCCAGGAATGGCAAGGTGCCGGTTCTGCGGCGCGGTGCTGGTGTCGCGCTGCACCGCCAGGATCGAGCCATTCCCCCCGAAACGCTCGTTTCCGCAGCCGAATATCACGCGCCCGATGCCCAGCTGCTTCAGCGCCGAGGCGCACATCACGCAGGGCTCGACGGTCACGTACACCGTCACCTCCTTGAAAATCGATGCGTCCTGCTCGCCAAAGAGCTCTTGCACCTGCGCAATCGCACCAAATTCGGCGTGTGCGATGCCAGTCAGCGACCGATTGGTGTCGTTCATACCATAAGCGATGATCTGATCGCTGGGCGTGTGCACGAAGACACATGCAACGGGCGTTTCGCCGTGGTCCAGTGCATAACGGGCCAGCCTGATGGCCGTGCGCATATGTTGTGTCATCGAGCCCATGGACCTCGCAATTATTCGACGGTGAGATTTGGTCACTAGAATCGCTTTTCCAGTGCGAAATAAAATAATTGTACTGATCTGGTCTATAAAAAATCCATCTATATACACAACACAGCACTCATGGCAGCCCCAGGGCCTTTGCGATCTCGTCAACAATCGGCCGAATGATCTCCTTCTTGTTGGGGACCATATGGCCTCCAGGGTGCTCAAAACCCTTTACCTGGTCCTCGCCATAGGCCTTCACGTAGATGTCCTGCAAGTATTTCGATCTAGCCGCCGGCACCGCGGCGTCCGCAGCACCGTACAGGAAAAGCACCTGCGTGGGCTGGCCGGGCGGCGGTGCGAAGGCCTGCTGGTGGCGGGCCGCGATGCgcagcgcctgcggcgccaCGGGATCGGGCTCGGTGAAGGAGTAGCCCGACACAAAGAGCCCGACCTTCAGCGGCGGGTGCCCGGGCACCAGGTCGCACAGCCGGTTGGTGAGGATCGCtgccagcgccgcgccctgCGAGAAGCCGACCACACCGTCGTACGGCCCGTGGGCGCGGATGTGCGCGGCGACCGTCTCCAGCGCGTCCGCGACGTTCAGGTCTGCCGACACGTCCGTGTGGTGGAACCACGCCCGGTTCATGCCGGCGTCCACCGTGGCGCTCCACCGCTCGGCCTCGACCGAGAACGGCAGGTCCGCGGGCTGCAGCTCGACCGGCCCATCTATGTAGTCACACTGCACTCCGGCCTTCTTGAGTAGCTTACGAAGTCCGGACGACTTCTCGCTGAAGACGCGCCCGTTCTGCAGAAACCCATGCAAGAAGAGCAACCGAGCCATCCTTTCTGTCGTGGTGCTTGGGAAACTTAATCTACGCGGAACTTCGCCGTCGCTCAAGTACGGCAGCGTGTGCGCACCACGAGATGCCACATTCTCCTGCCGAAAacgcggcggctgcgcagcgcgcagcCCTGCCGCCCGCCGAAGCGCGCCGTTACATGCTACTCAGTTGCCCAACGCAAGACTCTTGCTAGCCGTACTACTGCGTGCCAGCGCGCGAGTGCACGGCACTGCCAACCGGAGGTGCCAATGACCGGCCCGGCGCcagccccgccgccgccacaAGCTAGGGGCGGCGGCAGTGCATGCGACTAGTAACTGCACGATCGAGCTAAGCGCTCGTGAGCGTGGGAACAGTGCTTGATGACAAAAAAATTTAATGACCATACAGAAGCACTGCCTCGGCTTGGCATTACGACGCCGTGGAAGACCCCAAGTCACTCGCTGTCAAGTACCGTCGGTGAGGTACCCTAGGATCATGGACCGTCTGACATCTACAAACCTGGCTTCCAAGGTTGGTGTTCCGATGGCGGTAGACGCAGAAAACCAGCTCGTGGCCCAAAGGCTAGTGGGCGGAGGCACGCCAGAAAGCGGAGACATATACAAGGTAAGCAAGCCGGCACATGCAACGACGCGCATAGGGGCTATTGGGATGTCGGAGAGCATGCGCGGTGGCGGAGGCGACAGCAAGCGGAAAACGCTTCGATACGTGCTGGAAAAACAGGGAAACGGGCCGTCGTTCGAGGCACAACTGTTGCTAGAGCGGATACCTGACAGTTTGCCGCCGTGCGAAGAGTTCCAGCAGCGACTGCGAGAGTGCCAGGACGGCACGCTCCTGCTGAATTTGGCTACGACGTTCTACCAGCCCCTAGAGGATGTGGCGACGGTGAAGGCGCTGTTCCGCTTCCGGGACTACTTCTTCCACCACCAGGGCTGGTACAGCCTGACGTTCAACCAGTTCGTGCGCGTATACCCGGTGATATCGTGCCTGATGGTGAAGTCCAAGGGCCAGCGGGAGAAGGTCAAGTGCCCGAAGGCCTTTGTGTCCGAGTCGCGCTGCAGAATGGACACTTCCCATCGCTCGCGCAGCCAGCGGACACGCTCCAAGAAGCCGCGGCTGGAGTGCGACTGCAAGGTGAACTACCGGATCGAGATCGACATGACGGAACGCATGGTGACGATGCTGGTGAAGGGCCTGCACACGCATCCTATCGAGAATGTGCTGGCGTTCAAAACGTCATTTTTCCTGGTGAACATCCTGGACGACCTGTGCAAGAAGGGCCATAAAAACGTGAACCAGATACAGGATATAATGAAGCAGCGGCTGGAGCCTTACGACTGGGACAACATCGGCTTCACACAGATGCTGGCCACACGCTCGCACTTCACGAATCGCATAGCCAAGTTCCACCCACCCAACGGCCTGGCCCGGGGCTTCGAACCTGGCACAATTGTCATAACCCACTTCGAGGCCGATAAGCCCTCCGACGAGCGCACAGAACACGACCTCCCGGAGCTGGTGTTGCAGCATGGAGACGGCAtgcttcagcagcagctcggCCGTGCAGACCCCATGGTGGACACACAGCTCGAAAACGAAGCGCCCGAGGAGATGGAGCAGCTCCAGGATGCCATTATTTTCAGCCTCACCAAGATCGGCGAGGCTGCCAGGAACCATAAACGCAATGGCGATCTGCAGTGGATAAGGAAAGCAGCCAAAAAGTTAACCAGTATTGCCAAGGAGCTCGATCTAGACTCATCATCTGACCTGCTTAAAGAGTAGCACCAAATTTCCGAACTTCTCTTACGTTAACGACAATAATGAACTTCTTTACCTTGCTTGCAGTTTCTGCTGAAAACGCATACAATGCACTGTACTATAGCTCTTGAAGATATACCAGTCATGGGTATCGATCGGTATACATGCCTACTGGCGGAATGCCGTTGAGAGGTACCGTAATCTCAGTATCATATATCATGAGAGACGGTTGCACCTGGATCCATTTTCGGTTGTCCACCTCAATGGCGTGAACCACTAACCACTACTACTTGACCGCAAGCAGCAGCATTCATAACGTCGGACAGCGCTTATAGGTTTGTCCAGACATAATATTGCTATATAGGAGAGTACAATGTCAGGTATGTTATCCAGCCGACTTTTCGGTCGCCTTAGGTGGCGAAGGCGTTGCAATCAATAGATCTTACTAACTATGGACTGCACAGGAAATGCTCAGAAGCCCGATGCGTCCGAGATGCTAGCAGACTTGGATTTGAACAAGAAGACGAAGGAAACTACGCTCGAGGCGGGTTCCGCCGAGAGTGCGCCATCGGCGCCTGCGGAAAATCAGGCAAAGTCCGATTCGAACCTCATCAACTCAGAATACGAGGTCAAGGTGCGCTTGGCAGACATCCAGGCGGACCCAAACTCACCGCTATACAGTGTGAAGTCCTTTGAGGAGCTTGGGCTTGCACCGGAGTTGCTGAAGGGTCTTTACGCAATGAAGTTCCAGAAGCCGTCTAAAATTCAGGAACGCGCACTACCGCTGCTGTTGCACAACCCCCCCAGAAACATGATCGCGCAGTCCCAATCCGGGACGGGGAAGACCGCTGCCTTTTCGCTCACAATGCTGTCCCGCGTGGACGTTGCGGTTCCTGCCACGCAGGCCATCTGTCTGGCGCCGTCGCGCGAGCTCGCGCGCCAAACGCTGGAGGTGATCCAGGAGATGGGCAAGTTTACCAAGATTGCATCGCAGCTCATAGTCCCCGACTCATACGAGAAGAACAAGGCGATCAACGCCCACATTATCGTCGGCACCCCCGGCACGGTGCTCGACCTCATGCGCAGAAAGATGATCCAGCTGGGCAAGGTCAAGACGTTCGTTCTGGACGAGGCTGACAATATGCTTGACAAGCAGGGCCTGGGAGACCAGTGCATCCGGGTCAAGAAGTTCCTACCGAAGGACACCCAGCTGGTGCTGTTTTCCGCCACGTTCGACGACAGTGTCCGCGAGTACGCGCGCAGGGTGGTGCCCAACGCAAACTCGCTCGAGCTACAGAGAAACGAGGTCAACGTCAGCGCAATCAAGCAGCTCTTCATGGACTGCAACGACGAGCGCCACAAGTTCACCGTGCTCTGCGACCTGTACGGCTTGCTCACAATCGGGTCCTCGATCATTTTCGTCCAGACAAAGCAAACAGCAAACATGCTCTACACGGAGCTCAAGCGCGAGGGGCATCAGGTCTCCATCCTGCACGGCGATCTGCAGAGCGCCGACAGAGACCGCCTCATCGGCGACTTCCGTGAGGGCCGCTCGAAGGTGCTCATCACCACCAACGTCCTTGCGCGCGGCATCGACATCCCAACGGTCTCCATGGTCGTCAACTATGATCTGCCGATGACCGCAAACGGCCAGCCCGATCCATCTACCTATGTTCACCGGATTGGTCGGACCGGCCGCTTCGGCAGAACCGGCGTCGCAATCTCCTTCATCCACGACAAGAAGTCCTACGAGACGCTCGCCGCCATCCAGAGCTACTTCGGCGATATCCAGATCACCAAGGTGCCCACGGACGACATGGACGAGATGGAGAAGATAGTCAAGAAGGTGCTCAAGTAGCCGGCCGCCAGGCTGGGCCCCAGTGTATATAAATTAATTACTGCTGCGCCATCGCCTGAGCAATCGGCGCGCCCCGACGTATCGCACGGCTTGCTTCCCCCTTTTTCCGCACAGATGCCCCTGCCGCTGTATAAAAAGCGCACGCTCCCGCGCCGACAGCACCGGCATCGCCCAGACGCCAGCCATGAACTCCACCAAGGTCGTCAACGTTATTATCGGTATGTCCGGCCGCCTCGCCGCCACCCGCAGCAGCCACTAACTCCGCGCAGCCATTTTCTTGCCGCCAGTCGCCGTCTTCCTCGCGCGCGGCTGGGGGGTCGAGTGCATAGTCGACCTCCTCCTGACTATCTTTTTCTTCTTCCCGGGCATGCTGTACGCGCTCTACATCGTGCTCACCAGCTGAGCCCTGTGTAACGTATCTAATGGGGCCAGGCCCCGCAAAACAGCATTATTATCTACTTACAAAGGCATACATCTATGTATCAGAGCTGTGGCGCCATCATGTCCATCAGCGACGACTGCACGAACGCCACGCCCACGCCGAACAGCGCGAGGTTCACCACCACCGGGTACGCCGGCGAGTCGCGGAACTGCTGGAACATCGACTGCTTCTTGGGCGCGCTTGCGCCTGCGCCTGGGATACCGTAGGCGCCGTTCATCTTTGCTGTGTGGTGGCGGGAGCGtgcgcccgcggcgcgggcgcaAATTTTATCTGCCGCTGTTCGTACACAGCGACCCTCCTGCTAGTCCCTGTCGCTCGTCACGATACATACCCCGGTCACGACCAGCGCTGCCGTCTCGTCCTTCGTCAACCGCCGCCTGAGCCAGCGCGGATTGCAGAGCGCGCGGGTTCGGGGGCGCAACACCAGCGACCGTGCCAGCCGCAGCACATATAGGCAGAAGTCGTACGCGTACACCGCCACCAGCGGTCCCAGCAACAGCCACGCGAGCACCTTGCACACCTGCCGCGCaacggcggcagcggccaGCACAGCCCAGTAGCAATCTGTAAGCGCGTGTAGTGAGACGTCCATGGCGGTGGTGCGAGCGGGCGGTAGGTGGCGATGCACGCTGCTGTTTTAAACCCCTGCGGCGCGTCGAGTGCCGAGGGTTTCCGTGCTTGTGTGGTGCTACGCGCCCCTTTTGCCTGCCGGGGCGCTCTGCGCCAATCACCAGCAACGTAGCCCCTCGCGACGAAACACCACAGCGGGCTgcagcgcccgcggcgcTCAGGAACAACGTTATCAGCCGCGCACAACAGCTACGGCCACGGAGTTTATGTATACAGTGCTAGATGCCCGGCACACGGCTATTGCATGCCTACTACGGATAACTCTAGGGTCCAGACCCTGCGTATGTGCAAATTGACGGGAATAGTGAGAACGCAGAGAGGGCTGTTGCGCGAGAGCACGAGCGTGCCTGACTCGCTGTCGTAGTGGCCGTTCAGCTGGACGTCGACGGTGATAGTCTCGAGGCCCCACCAGCACTTGCGCGCGGGCTTCTTCCAAAACAACAAGAGCTTCGTGTTTATCTCCGGGCGCGGCACGAGGTCGTAGAGCGAGGGctcgcgcggcgcgcgcgaggacgagcgggtgcgcgaggacgagcgcgagcgcaCGTTGTCCGTGAAGGTGGAGAGGCGCGACTTGCGCTTCTGGTCACGTGACGGGGGAGCGGACGCGGCGTCCGGGGTCACGTGGTCCTCGTCGtagcggcggcgcgcggcggccaCCTGGTCGCGGAACTCCTGCACGGTCTCGTTCATGAGGCGGCAGAGCGAGAGCGAGCTGATGACGGTCTTGCCGGGCTCCTGGGAGCGGTTGCCCCAGTCGGAGTGCTCGCGGAAGCCGCTGGCACACAACATGTCCATGAGATGCTGCTCGGCGGGGCCGAGCTGGTCGGGCTGGTGCTGCGCGTCCGGGCGGCGCACGCGGTTCGAGGAGTAGAGCCCCTTGAAAACCGAGCGTTGCTGACACAAGTGGCTGCCTGCAGCATTCTTTACTTGCGCCATCAATTGTTCCAGGAGGATATCCTGGCCCTCGCGGGAGCCGTCCTCCAGGGCCAGCGAGACCGAGGGCACGCAGTAGTAGTCCAGGTCCTCGCGCAAGACGATGATGGCGGGCTTTTCGTGCAAGATCTGGGACTCCGACATCGGCTGGCTCTGCGAGGGGGTGAGCCCGAGGAAGCCCTTGGGGCCTgcgtgcggcgcgcgccgcccgaACTCGCCCACGGGGAAGTTCTCGAGGTCCCGCTGTGCCGTCGTGTACGTCTCCATGATGGACTCAAAGCACTTGGGCGGGAAGTTCGCGATGTACACCTCGTCCTCGGGCGTCAAGTTCGTGATGACCTGCCCTTCCCGGTTCATGAAGACGCCGCTCGGGAAAAAACAGAGCAACAATGACTCGGGGAGCGACATCAACTGCTCCCGCGTGATGTAGTAGTGCCGGCCCTGGATGTTCAAGTGTATGAGCGTGTTCTCGTCGTAGTAGTCAGGTTCGATTTGCTCTGTCATCAGCTGCGAGCCCcccagctgctgctcagGGGACACCTGCGTGATGATGCTCTGTGGCTGGCTCATAGTCCTATGCAGTCGCTGCACACAATTCTGCAAACCCACTCCGCTGCCCCGGTTCGTGCTCTGTTCGAGCTTTTGTGTTGCGGACTCAGTTATACGCTACTAAAAGGCATCGTTAAGTGGCACCTCCAAAATTTTCAGCGTGGTTTCTTTTCACCAGGTCATCCGCTACGCCAAGCGGGACGACCGCGACGGTATCCCCAGTCACTGGAGACAGGTACCCGGCGCGCGAAGCTGACCCCAGCTACCTGCACGGCCGGCGCCAAGGCACCTAGTGTGCCCTGCATGCTTGTCCTCGGCGGGGCTCAGCCCTAGTTGTCACCGTATTATCACTATAAACGAACGTAATATCATATATAAAGCCGTGGGCGCACCGTTCACGACCGCCCGGGTCTGCGGCCAGCATGCGCGAGCTTAGGGCTTGAAGGCTCAGGCCAACAGCTCGTGTAGCACGTTTCCTAATGATGACTTACGTTGTTTCAaccttatctacattatcTGAAAACATAATTGAAGAAGACAACGCTGCTGATTGGAAACGAACTTGCGAAGCTGCATTAACGTATATGTCTACCTATAGCTCGTCGTCACTGTTGATCAGGTAATCGTCCTGGTCCGGGTCGCGCTTTTTGTTCTGGGCGTGGTTCCGGCCGCCGGCTGTGACCTTAGTGGGGGCGGAGACTGGCTCCGGGGGGAGCGGCTGCCAGCGCTTGCGCTCCACGTTTGGACCGTCGGGGCGGGCCGGGAGCGGGCCTGTAGAGGTGCGGCGGGGGGGCAGCCGGGGCGCAGGCTCGTCGTCGTGCTCGTCGTGCAACGAAACGCCGCGGAGCTGTTGCTCCGTGGGGTACGTCTCGTCGTCGCGGGCGCCGAAGGAGTTGAAGCGTTGTTGGCGCGCGCGGGGGGGCCCCGCACTGGCACGGGCGTCCGGGCcgtccagctcctcgtTGAAGTTCTTTTTGATGCCGTCCCACCACTTGCCGACCTTCTTCGACGTTTCCTGCAGCCCGCGGTTGAGAACGTCGATGAagtcctcgtcgtcctcaCTGCCGTAGCCGCCGTATTCGGAGCGCAGCCGTTGCTGTTTCCGCTGGAACTCCTCTTCGCGCTCTCTGATGCGTCTTTCACGGGCCGCGCGCTCCGCACGCAAGTCCTTTTTGTTGAACTGCTCGTCCAGCTGCCGGGCTAGCATCTCGTCCTGCTGCAACTGGCTGATTGGCACTGTCGCTTGCGCGGCTGGCGCCGCCTGCGTGGGCAGCGCGGCTTCCTCTTCAAAAGTAGGGTCAGACAAGAAAAGCAGCGCACTAAACGCTGGGTCTAGTATACCTTGCGATGCGATGATCACAGCCTTGACAATCTTCTCCTCCACGTTTGGGAACGCTGCCTTGAGCTCGCTGAGAATTGAGTTTTCCTTTGGAAGGGTCTGCTCTCTCTCCGCCGAAGGCTGGCTTTGGAGCTTCTGCCCCGTTCTAGCTTCGCTGTTCGCTGCTGGGTCTTCTGATGCTTTAGCATCACCGTCGCTTCCGGTGGTGGCACCTTGGTCTTCCGATGGCAAAACAGGCTTCGCTGGCGCTTCCTTGGGTCCATCTTCTATCTTGGTACTTGCCGAGCTGGCGCTTTGAAGTTCTCGCCCGCTATTTTTCGCTCCATCAGCATCAGTAGCCTTGCTGAGGGTAGTGTCAGGCACATTCTCGACCACAACCATCCTTGATATGCGTATTGCTCCTGGTTCCGTGGCTCGGTCAAAGTATGTGACTTACACTTGTCCGAGTCTTTCTCAGAGACAACGTGCAGCCTTCCCCAGTTGAGATTACATAATAAAGCATAGGCCGGGTAACAAAATATTTTGGTATATAAGCTCGAGCGAAACCCCCGGTTGTTGTGGATACTTGTGATTCTTGCCTATTAACCCCAGGAATCTAATGTTAAACCTCCGTCACTAATGGAGCTTCATGTCGCCTTTCTCTGGCCCTGGGAGTGTGGACAACGGAGGAATAGCGTTTTCCTGGGACTGGGATGCTTGTGTGCCCTGTTACAGCccgcgcggctgcggctTGGGGCTCATCCCGGGCAGGTACATCTCGTACGACAGCGTAGCGGTCGCCATCACAGTCACGGTATCTACATAGTGTTCTTCATGGAGCGCAGCTTGGCCATCACATCGGCTCTGGCCCACGTCCGGTGCAGGTCGCCGACGCGTCTTCGGATCGTGGGGTCGTCGAGGCGCATGAAGGGGTTATACTCCGTTTCGTCCTGTAGCGTAAATTGCCCCGTAGTAACCGCATTCGCGTTTGCGAAGCTCTCCAAGCGATCAAAAGCGGGGTTATCCCCCTCCGACATGTAGATAGCCGAGCGGATAAAGTGCACATTGCCCTTGGTGTACTCGTGGCCGGGGTAGACTTTGGTAGCAGCATGGTCCTGCACATGCTCTAGTAGACGGCTGTTGAGTGCAGCGTCCATCTCCTCAGCAGTGCCCTCGAAGAACCGGCCACATCCCGCCGTGAACAACGTGTCGCCGGTGAAGAGGGCTTGCTGCCCGGTTTTTGTGTCCCGCATAAAGTAGCATATCGAATCCTGTGTATGGCAGGGCGTGCGGATACAGAGCACCTCGACGGAGTCGCCGAGCGTGTACTTTTGCAGGTGCTCTGGGATATCGGTGCTTACCGG contains:
- the SNX4 gene encoding Snx4p (Syntenic homolog of Saccharomyces cerevisiae YJL036W (SNX4)) — protein: MSEIKLGDQWFIIVSDPQKQRGDKSSSGSYVTYQISSKPATEGDKRSGEDDITVVHRRYSDFVLLYQILANDYPACIVPPLPDKKVLNYLDRFSQSFTQKRCHSLQNFLQRLAQHPVLSQSKILHTFLVSSDWDAYQKSLAETVGNLSNKEELTETIMNAFKSVHSQSDEFVEIKEKSGKLDHNVSKIDKLFHRVVKKQEAIAEDYGKLGLSLRELQELVTTGDDRNSEVGNLGTKIKTFNEGMAQLSYSLRDLSRYIDYEYIIDLRDMEDYIDSMKQLIKLKDQKQIDYEELSDYLTRSINEKNNLISGYGSGSNFFKSKLEEFTGINQEAARREKISKLESKVQALTTEVENAKKVADAFEKEALKEVEIFEQIKTRELKRSLTTLADHHIEFYQKMVNTWSKIEESL
- the TAD2 gene encoding tRNA(adenine34) deaminase (Syntenic homolog of Saccharomyces cerevisiae YJL035C (TAD2)), which translates into the protein MGSMTQHMRTAIRLARYALDHGETPVACVFVHTPSDQIIAYGMNDTNRSLTGIAHAEFGAIAQVQELFGEQDASIFKEVTVYVTVEPCVMCASALKQLGIGRVIFGCGNERFGGNGSILAVQRDTSTAPQNRHLAIPGVLRREAIMLLRYFYVRENERAPKPRAKAARKLDRETFPPLQWSQYLSEAEFVGVFGADLVSRFHADADVHADVDWALIDGDHDNIIEELETQRRAFHLHQHKKLKPS
- the FSH1 gene encoding putative serine hydrolase (Syntenic homolog of Saccharomyces cerevisiae YHR049W (FSH1)), with the protein product MARLLFLHGFLQNGRVFSEKSSGLRKLLKKAGVQCDYIDGPVELQPADLPFSVEAERWSATVDAGMNRAWFHHTDVSADLNVADALETVAAHIRAHGPYDGVVGFSQGAALAAILTNRLCDLVPGHPPLKVGLFVSGYSFTEPDPVAPQALRIAARHQQAFAPPPGQPTQVLFLYGAADAAVPAARSKYLQDIYVKAYGEDQVKGFEHPGGHMVPNKKEIIRPIVDEIAKALGLP
- a CDS encoding uncharacterized protein (Non-syntenic homolog of Saccharomyces cerevisiae YML083C), with the protein product MTIQKHCLGLALRRRGRPQVTRCQVPSVRYPRIMDRLTSTNLASKVGVPMAVDAENQLVAQRLVGGGTPESGDIYKVSKPAHATTRIGAIGMSESMRGGGGDSKRKTLRYVLEKQGNGPSFEAQLLLERIPDSLPPCEEFQQRLRECQDGTLLLNLATTFYQPLEDVATVKALFRFRDYFFHHQGWYSLTFNQFVRVYPVISCLMVKSKGQREKVKCPKAFVSESRCRMDTSHRSRSQRTRSKKPRLECDCKVNYRIEIDMTERMVTMLVKGLHTHPIENVLAFKTSFFLVNILDDLCKKGHKNVNQIQDIMKQRLEPYDWDNIGFTQMLATRSHFTNRIAKFHPPNGLARGFEPGTIVITHFEADKPSDERTEHDLPELVLQHGDGMLQQQLGRADPMVDTQLENEAPEEMEQLQDAIIFSLTKIGEAARNHKRNGDLQWIRKAAKKLTSIAKELDLDSSSDLLKE
- the DBP5 gene encoding ATP-dependent RNA helicase DBP5 (Syntenic homolog of Saccharomyces cerevisiae YOR046C (DBP5); 1-intron), encoding MSGNAQKPDASEMLADLDLNKKTKETTLEAGSAESAPSAPAENQAKSDSNLINSEYEVKVRLADIQADPNSPLYSVKSFEELGLAPELLKGLYAMKFQKPSKIQERALPLLLHNPPRNMIAQSQSGTGKTAAFSLTMLSRVDVAVPATQAICLAPSRELARQTLEVIQEMGKFTKIASQLIVPDSYEKNKAINAHIIVGTPGTVLDLMRRKMIQLGKVKTFVLDEADNMLDKQGLGDQCIRVKKFLPKDTQLVLFSATFDDSVREYARRVVPNANSLELQRNEVNVSAIKQLFMDCNDERHKFTVLCDLYGLLTIGSSIIFVQTKQTANMLYTELKREGHQVSILHGDLQSADRDRLIGDFREGRSKVLITTNVLARGIDIPTVSMVVNYDLPMTANGQPDPSTYVHRIGRTGRFGRTGVAISFIHDKKSYETLAAIQSYFGDIQITKVPTDDMDEMEKIVKKVLK
- the PMP3 gene encoding Pmp3p (Syntenic homolog of Saccharomyces cerevisiae YDR276C (PMP3); 1-intron), with protein sequence MNSTKVVNVIIAIFLPPVAVFLARGWGVECIVDLLLTIFFFFPGMLYALYIVLTS
- the TOM6 gene encoding Tom6p (Syntenic homolog of Saccharomyces cerevisiae YOR045W (TOM6)); protein product: MNGAYGIPGAGASAPKKQSMFQQFRDSPAYPVVVNLALFGVGVAFVQSSLMDMMAPQL